Proteins co-encoded in one Sphingopyxis sp. BE259 genomic window:
- a CDS encoding acyl carrier protein — protein MSTALTDQIHGLIGPFNKKGVALTDATTFAGDLEWDSLTVMDFVAEVEDTFDIIISMNMQAEIETVGQLVAAVEKLQG, from the coding sequence ATGAGCACCGCCCTCACCGACCAGATTCACGGCCTGATCGGCCCGTTCAACAAAAAGGGCGTCGCGCTGACCGACGCGACGACCTTTGCGGGCGATCTTGAGTGGGACAGCCTGACGGTGATGGATTTCGTCGCCGAAGTCGAAGACACGTTCGACATCATCATCAGCATGAACATGCAGGCCGAAATCGAAACCGTGGGCCAGTTGGTCGCCGCGGTTGAGAAATTGCAGGGCTGA
- a CDS encoding Pycsar system effector family protein, translating to MDSENASTPAARPAVSFPPNAVHLVRTNQQLTMQLSQMADQKASILMGATFVVFTLAVGQARAGAGALAMPLTILATFSFLSALLAVSAVLPRVGKAPPIVYKDGKDHSNILFFGRFAQMEEDEFIDAVKARLRTEDDLYETMLRDTYQNGIVLARRKYRYLAYAYRLFVVGLTLTFGAFAFEMVAMWRG from the coding sequence ATGGACAGCGAAAACGCATCGACACCAGCGGCGCGGCCGGCGGTCTCTTTCCCGCCGAACGCAGTCCACCTCGTCCGCACCAACCAGCAACTGACGATGCAATTGTCGCAGATGGCGGATCAAAAGGCATCGATCCTGATGGGCGCGACCTTCGTCGTCTTCACGCTCGCGGTGGGGCAGGCGCGCGCGGGGGCAGGGGCGCTGGCGATGCCGCTGACTATTTTGGCGACCTTTTCCTTCCTGTCGGCGCTACTCGCCGTATCGGCGGTGCTGCCGCGCGTCGGCAAGGCGCCCCCGATCGTTTACAAGGACGGCAAGGACCACAGCAACATCCTGTTTTTCGGCCGCTTCGCGCAGATGGAGGAGGATGAATTCATCGACGCGGTGAAAGCGCGGCTGCGGACCGAGGACGATCTTTACGAGACGATGCTGCGCGATACGTATCAGAACGGCATTGTGCTGGCGCGGCGCAAATATCGGTATCTGGCCTATGCGTACCGGTTGTTCGTCGTCGGGCTGACGCTGACCTTCGGCGCGTTCGCGTTCGAGATGGTGGCGATGTGGCGGGGGTAG
- a CDS encoding MATE family efflux transporter codes for MLQQATPLTAETPQGLRQEFRATLALALPLAAANLLQMLVHAIDVIFVARLGDAALAASSLGVSIFGLLLWTGSGLVGAAAPLIAAELGRRKHAVREVRRTVRMALWLSALVSLVFMGICAAGGPIMVATGQPAETSARAAGFLLILMWGMFPMIAATVLRIFVSALGRPTIATAITFGALGVNALGNWTLVFGNLGMPALGLHGSAISSVITSVLMLLAYVVVIQSDRRLRRYHLFGNWWRTEWTRFFDMLRIGTPISLTILAEAGLFTGAAFLMGRIGEAELAGHTIALQVAALAFQIPFGVAQAATIRVGLAYGARDHRGIAQAGQASLVLGIGFMAFTALLMWLFPALVLSIYVDVDAARNAALVGFAMQFLVVAAAFQLFDGAQAVAAGVLRGLQDTRTPMIIAICGYWIAGYGTAIYLGFWTPLAGVGVWIGLAVGLIVVSAVLLARWRMRARLGLLP; via the coding sequence ATGTTGCAGCAGGCCACGCCTTTGACCGCGGAAACACCGCAGGGTCTTCGCCAGGAATTCCGGGCGACGCTGGCGCTCGCCCTGCCGCTGGCGGCGGCGAACCTGCTCCAGATGCTTGTCCACGCGATCGACGTGATTTTTGTGGCCCGGCTCGGCGATGCGGCGCTCGCTGCCTCGTCGCTCGGGGTGTCGATCTTTGGCCTGCTCCTGTGGACCGGCAGCGGGCTGGTCGGCGCCGCCGCGCCGCTGATCGCCGCCGAACTTGGGCGCCGCAAACATGCGGTGCGCGAGGTGCGGCGAACGGTGCGCATGGCGTTATGGCTTAGTGCGCTCGTGTCGCTCGTCTTCATGGGCATCTGCGCCGCGGGCGGGCCGATCATGGTGGCGACCGGCCAGCCCGCCGAAACCTCGGCGCGCGCCGCGGGCTTCCTGCTGATCCTGATGTGGGGCATGTTCCCGATGATCGCCGCGACGGTGCTGCGCATCTTCGTCTCGGCGCTCGGACGGCCGACGATCGCGACCGCGATCACTTTTGGCGCGCTCGGGGTCAACGCGCTCGGCAACTGGACGCTGGTGTTCGGCAATCTGGGGATGCCCGCGCTTGGGCTGCACGGCTCGGCGATCTCCAGCGTCATCACCAGCGTTCTGATGCTGCTCGCCTATGTCGTCGTCATCCAGTCCGACCGGCGGCTGCGGCGCTATCATCTGTTCGGCAACTGGTGGCGCACCGAATGGACGCGCTTTTTCGACATGCTGCGCATCGGCACTCCGATCAGCTTGACGATTCTGGCCGAGGCCGGGCTGTTCACCGGCGCCGCGTTCCTGATGGGGCGGATCGGCGAGGCCGAACTCGCGGGTCACACCATTGCGTTGCAGGTCGCGGCACTCGCGTTCCAGATCCCGTTCGGGGTGGCGCAGGCGGCGACGATCCGCGTCGGGCTGGCCTATGGCGCCCGCGACCACCGCGGCATAGCGCAGGCGGGGCAGGCGTCGCTGGTGCTCGGCATCGGCTTCATGGCGTTCACCGCGCTCTTGATGTGGCTGTTCCCGGCGCTGGTGCTGTCGATCTACGTCGATGTCGACGCGGCGCGCAACGCGGCGCTGGTCGGCTTTGCGATGCAGTTCCTCGTCGTCGCTGCGGCGTTCCAGCTGTTCGACGGCGCGCAGGCGGTCGCCGCTGGGGTCCTGCGCGGGCTGCAGGATACGCGGACCCCGATGATTATCGCGATCTGCGGCTACTGGATCGCCGGATACGGTACCGCCATCTACCTCGGCTTCTGGACCCCGCTCGCCGGGGTCGGCGTATGGATCGGGCTGGCGGTCGGACTCATTGTGGTGTCGGCGGTGCTGCTGGCGCGCTGGCGGATGCGGGCGCGGCTGGGGTTGCTGCCTTAA
- the groES gene encoding co-chaperone GroES, with translation MQFRPLHDRVLVRRIEAEEKTAGGIIIPDTAKEKPQEGEVVSVGSGARADDGKVTPLDVKAGDRILFGKWSGTEVKVDGEELLIMKESDILGVIA, from the coding sequence ATGCAATTTCGTCCGCTGCACGACCGAGTGCTCGTCCGCCGTATCGAAGCCGAAGAAAAAACGGCTGGCGGCATCATCATCCCCGACACCGCCAAGGAAAAGCCGCAGGAAGGCGAAGTCGTCTCCGTCGGTTCGGGCGCTCGCGCCGATGATGGCAAGGTGACCCCGCTCGACGTCAAGGCCGGCGACCGCATCCTGTTCGGCAAATGGTCGGGCACCGAAGTCAAGGTCGACGGCGAAGAGCTGTTGATCATGAAGGAATCGGACATCCTCGGCGTCATCGCCTGA
- the groL gene encoding chaperonin GroEL (60 kDa chaperone family; promotes refolding of misfolded polypeptides especially under stressful conditions; forms two stacked rings of heptamers to form a barrel-shaped 14mer; ends can be capped by GroES; misfolded proteins enter the barrel where they are refolded when GroES binds) — protein MAAKDVKFSRDARERILRGVDILADAVKVTLGPKGRNVVIDKSFGAPRITKDGVTVAKEIELKDKFENMGAQMVREVASKTNDLAGDGTTTATVLAQAIVREGMKSVAAGMNPMDLKRGIDLAVTKVVETIKAQSKPVSGTAEIAQVGIISANGDTEVGEKIAQAMDKVGKEGVITVEEAKGLDFELDVVEGMQFDRGYLSPYFITNPEKMLVELADPYILIFEKKLSNLQSMLPILEAVVQSGRPLLIIAEDIEGEALATLVVNRLRGGLKVAAVKAPGFGDRRKAMLQDIAILTNGEMISEDLGIKLETVTLNMLGQAKRVTIDKDNTTIVDGAGDADTIKGRVEQIRAQIETTTSDYDKEKLQERLAKLAGGVAVIKVGGASEVEVKERKDRVDDALHATRAAVEEGIVPGGGTALLYATKALEGLTGVNEDQTRGIDIIRRALQAPVRQIAENAGFDGGVVAGKLFDQKDPSFGFNASTDVYEDLVKAGVIDPTKVVRVALQDAASVAGLLITTEAGIAETPDDKPAMPMGGGGMGGMGGMDF, from the coding sequence ATGGCTGCAAAAGACGTAAAATTTAGCCGCGACGCGCGCGAACGCATCCTGCGCGGCGTCGACATCCTCGCCGACGCGGTGAAGGTGACCCTCGGTCCCAAGGGCCGCAACGTCGTCATCGACAAGAGCTTCGGCGCCCCCCGCATCACCAAGGACGGCGTCACCGTCGCCAAGGAAATCGAACTCAAGGACAAGTTCGAAAACATGGGCGCGCAGATGGTGCGCGAAGTCGCTTCGAAGACCAACGACCTGGCCGGTGACGGCACCACCACCGCGACCGTGCTGGCGCAGGCGATCGTCCGCGAAGGCATGAAGTCGGTTGCTGCCGGCATGAACCCGATGGACCTGAAGCGCGGCATCGACCTTGCGGTCACCAAGGTTGTCGAAACGATCAAGGCACAGTCGAAGCCGGTTTCGGGCACTGCCGAAATCGCGCAGGTCGGCATCATTTCGGCCAACGGCGACACCGAAGTCGGCGAGAAAATCGCCCAGGCGATGGACAAGGTCGGCAAGGAAGGCGTGATCACCGTCGAGGAAGCCAAGGGTCTCGATTTCGAGCTCGACGTCGTCGAAGGCATGCAGTTCGACCGTGGCTACCTGTCGCCCTACTTCATCACCAACCCGGAAAAGATGCTCGTCGAGCTGGCCGATCCGTACATCCTGATCTTTGAAAAGAAGCTGTCGAACCTCCAGTCGATGCTGCCGATTCTCGAAGCGGTTGTGCAGTCGGGCCGTCCGCTGCTGATCATCGCCGAAGACATCGAAGGCGAAGCGCTCGCCACGCTGGTGGTCAACCGCCTGCGCGGCGGCCTGAAGGTCGCGGCCGTCAAGGCACCGGGCTTCGGCGATCGCCGCAAGGCAATGCTGCAGGACATCGCGATCCTCACCAACGGTGAAATGATCAGCGAAGACCTGGGCATCAAGCTGGAAACCGTCACCCTGAACATGCTGGGTCAGGCCAAGCGCGTCACGATCGACAAGGACAACACCACCATTGTCGATGGTGCCGGCGACGCCGACACGATCAAGGGCCGCGTCGAACAGATTCGCGCCCAGATCGAAACGACCACGTCGGATTACGACAAGGAAAAGCTGCAGGAACGTCTGGCGAAGCTCGCTGGCGGCGTTGCGGTCATCAAGGTCGGCGGCGCCTCGGAAGTCGAAGTGAAGGAACGCAAGGATCGCGTCGATGACGCGCTCCACGCAACCCGCGCTGCGGTCGAAGAAGGCATCGTCCCCGGCGGCGGTACGGCGCTGCTTTATGCGACCAAGGCGCTCGAAGGCCTGACCGGCGTCAACGAAGACCAGACCCGCGGGATCGACATCATCCGTCGCGCGCTGCAGGCTCCGGTCCGCCAGATCGCCGAAAACGCCGGCTTTGACGGCGGCGTCGTCGCGGGCAAGCTGTTTGATCAGAAAGACCCGAGCTTCGGCTTCAACGCCTCGACCGACGTCTATGAAGACCTGGTCAAGGCCGGTGTCATCGACCCGACCAAGGTTGTCCGCGTCGCGTTGCAGGACGCCGCATCGGTCGCCGGTCTGCTGATCACCACCGAAGCCGGCATCGCCGAAACGCCCGACGACAAGCCCGCCATGCCCATGGGCGGCGGCGGCATGGGCGGCATGGGCGGCATGGACTTCTAA
- a CDS encoding glutaminyl-peptide cyclotransferase: MIVLALLTAVADPPQPIARCGYRIVQSYPHDTTSFTQGLFWDGGHLYEATGQYGRSRVARLDLKTGKAVAQTKLPSSQFGEGITRWRDQIIGVTWQGGVGNRWRVKDLKPVGSFKYAGEGWGVTMVGDSLVLSDGTSQLRFFDPATMTEQKRVTVRFGTRPLAMLNELETIDGEIWANVWMTDMIVRIDPASGAIKSYVDLSGLKDQAGASGGDSVLNGIAWDAQKKRLFVTGKYWPKLYEIALADCS, from the coding sequence ATGATCGTGCTTGCTCTCCTGACCGCCGTCGCCGACCCGCCGCAGCCGATCGCACGATGCGGCTATCGCATCGTTCAGAGCTACCCCCACGACACGACCAGCTTCACCCAAGGCCTGTTCTGGGACGGCGGCCATCTGTACGAAGCCACCGGCCAATATGGCCGCTCGCGCGTCGCACGGCTCGACCTCAAGACTGGCAAGGCAGTCGCCCAAACGAAGCTGCCCTCCAGCCAGTTCGGCGAAGGCATCACCCGCTGGCGCGACCAGATCATCGGCGTCACCTGGCAGGGCGGGGTCGGCAATCGCTGGCGGGTCAAGGATCTGAAGCCCGTCGGCAGTTTCAAATATGCGGGCGAGGGCTGGGGCGTCACGATGGTCGGGGACAGCCTGGTGCTGAGCGACGGCACGTCGCAGCTGCGCTTTTTTGACCCCGCGACGATGACCGAGCAAAAACGCGTCACCGTGCGGTTCGGCACCCGCCCATTGGCGATGCTCAACGAGCTGGAGACGATCGACGGCGAGATCTGGGCCAATGTCTGGATGACCGACATGATCGTGCGGATCGACCCCGCCAGCGGCGCGATCAAATCCTATGTCGACCTGTCGGGGCTGAAGGACCAAGCGGGCGCGTCGGGCGGCGATAGCGTCCTCAACGGCATCGCCTGGGATGCGCAGAAAAAGCGCCTGTTCGTGACAGGCAAATATTGGCCGAAGCTATACGAGATTGCGCTCGCAGACTGCAGTTAG
- a CDS encoding DJ-1/PfpI family protein: MTDSTTTTTTTTTIVFLLFPGITQLDFTAPAQALCRMPGARLVGAAASRDPITTDCGFAILPTDDFASCPGADILCIPGGHGVAEALNDPATIAFIAQQAAGARWVTSVCTGAFLLGRAGLLTGKRATTHWAYAHLLPLVGAEPVSARIVEDGHLVTSGGVTSGLDFALTLIGRLHGDAVAQAIQLGIEYDPAPPYAGGHPDRTPPAITAGLKTRVYDAAAARIEQALGG; this comes from the coding sequence ATGACCGACTCCACCACCACCACCACCACCACCACCACCATCGTCTTTCTGCTTTTTCCGGGCATCACCCAGCTCGATTTCACCGCGCCCGCGCAGGCGCTGTGCCGGATGCCCGGCGCGCGTCTGGTCGGCGCCGCGGCAAGCCGCGATCCGATCACCACCGACTGCGGCTTTGCGATCCTGCCGACCGACGATTTCGCCAGCTGTCCGGGGGCCGACATCCTGTGCATCCCCGGCGGGCATGGGGTTGCCGAGGCGTTGAACGATCCCGCGACGATCGCTTTCATCGCGCAGCAGGCGGCGGGCGCGCGGTGGGTGACCAGCGTCTGCACCGGCGCCTTCCTGCTCGGCCGTGCCGGGTTGCTGACCGGCAAACGCGCGACGACGCATTGGGCCTATGCGCATCTGCTACCGCTGGTTGGCGCCGAACCCGTGAGCGCGCGGATCGTCGAGGACGGCCATCTGGTGACCAGCGGCGGGGTCACCTCGGGTCTCGATTTCGCGCTGACGCTGATCGGGCGGCTGCATGGCGATGCGGTGGCCCAGGCGATCCAGCTCGGAATCGAATATGACCCCGCGCCGCCCTATGCCGGCGGCCATCCCGACCGCACCCCGCCCGCGATCACCGCGGGATTGAAAACGCGCGTCTATGACGCCGCGGCGGCGCGGATCGAACAGGCGCTGGGCGGCTAA
- a CDS encoding entericidin EcnAB gives MRKILIASMAAAAFSLTACSEKAQEETSEAGAAVADDAAAAGDAVAEGAADAADATAAAADDAGNAVEGTVNAAGDAAAAAGDKIAEETAKAEANDKQ, from the coding sequence ATGCGCAAGATCCTCATCGCTTCGATGGCCGCCGCGGCCTTCAGCCTGACCGCCTGCTCGGAAAAGGCCCAGGAAGAAACGTCGGAAGCCGGCGCTGCCGTTGCTGACGACGCCGCCGCCGCTGGCGATGCCGTTGCCGAAGGTGCGGCCGACGCCGCCGACGCCACCGCTGCTGCTGCCGACGATGCCGGCAACGCCGTCGAAGGCACCGTGAACGCTGCCGGCGACGCCGCCGCTGCGGCTGGCGACAAGATCGCAGAAGAAACCGCCAAGGCCGAAGCCAACGACAAGCAGTAA